A region of the Longimicrobium sp. genome:
GGCCGGGGTCCATCCCGAAGTCCACCGTCAGCAGCTCCCAGGCGAAGCGGATGGCGTCGCGCTTGAAGTAGTCGCCGAAGGAGAAGTTCCCCAGCATCTCGAAGAAGGTCTGGTGCCGCGCGGTGTAGCCCACGTTCTCCAGGTCGTTGTGCTTGCCGCCGGCGCGCACGCACTTCTGGCTGGTGGCCGCGCGGGTGTACCCGGGGTTCTCCATCCCCAGGAACACCTTCTTGAACTGCACCATCCCCGCGTTGGTGAACAGCAGCGTGGGGTCGTCGGCCGGCACCAGGGACGAGCTGGGGCGTACCTCGTGCCCGTTGCGGGCGAAGTAGTCCAGGAACGCGGCGCGGATCTCGTCGGAGCGCATGTATCCGTCAGGCAAAGGCTTGCGGTTGATGTACCACGGGTAACTTAACGCGCGCCGTGCCGCGCTCTCAAGGGACGGGAGCGATCATCGCGATGTGCCGTACAGGCACCGGAACACGCCCCGCGCCGACGTCATCCTGAGGCCGGCCACACCGGGCTTGATCCCACAGCGTAGGATGCAGGCCGAAGGATCCATAGCCGGTCCCGCATGTCACTCTGCAAGACGCCCGGATCTATAGGCAACGACGGGGAATCAGCGGATCGGCGTGAAGAAGCCTTCATCGTCCGACAGGTCGCGCCACGTGGGGTTCGCGGCCGAGATCAGCGCGATCTTACGCGAGCGCCGCCACCCCTTCAGCTGCTTCTCGCGCGCAATCGCCACCTGCGGATGCGCGGCCTCCTCGAAGTAGACCAGCTGCGTCACGTTGTATGTGGCCGTGAAGCCCGGAGCCGCCTTCTGCTTGTGCTCCCACACGCGGCGCACC
Encoded here:
- a CDS encoding GIY-YIG nuclease family protein, whose protein sequence is MPSNDRYYIYVMSNVSRTLYIGMTNDLVRRVWEHKQKAAPGFTATYNVTQLVYFEEAAHPQVAIAREKQLKGWRRSRKIALISAANPTWRDLSDDEGFFTPIR